The following proteins are co-located in the Archocentrus centrarchus isolate MPI-CPG fArcCen1 unplaced genomic scaffold, fArcCen1 scaffold_163_ctg1, whole genome shotgun sequence genome:
- the LOC115775496 gene encoding probable palmitoyltransferase ZDHHC14: MPQTISQSNGTSNSNYTSTQLHSHTCDQDQCIQSTKFVLQAATTPLLHSDPIVLAPLPGKTTTLGGPCAHLAPTQPSLPSCSGDVLTLRDTAVDSHCHHHLYLHHHHHHHFVSPEETPCITPQGALPCPNHLHLHHQPHPPVPSPAALYNPASQDTLHEDSVRGLVKLSSV, translated from the exons ATGCCGCAGACCATCTCCCAGTCCAATGGCACCAGCAACAGCAACTACACCTCTACTCAGCTCCACAGTCACACG TGTGATCAGGATCAGTGCATCCAGAGCACCAAGTTTGTCCTGCAGGCTGCCACCACACCTCTGCTGCACAGTGACCCCATTGTTCTGGCCCCACTGCCCGGTAAAACCACCACACTGGGGGGCCCTTGTGCCCACCTGGCCCCCACCCAGCCATCCCTGCCATCCTGCAGTGGAGATGTTCTGACGCTGAGAGACACTGCTGTCGACTCTCACTGCCACCACCACCTGTacctccatcatcatcatcaccaccacttTGTGAGCCCGGAGGAGACGCCGTGCATCACACCGCAGGGTGCCCTTCCCTGCCCCAACCACCTGCACCTCCATCATCAACCCCACCCTCCCGTCCCCTCCCCTGCTGCCCTGTACAACCCCGCCAGTCAGGACACTCTACACGAGGACTCGGTCAGAGGGCTGGTGAAGCTCAGTTCTGTCTGA